A region from the Rhodopseudomonas julia genome encodes:
- a CDS encoding glycosyltransferase produces MSSFHPVVAVPARDEEERLPQLIAALARQTWLAGGHRLPVVIVCNNCKDASAAVAQAAAARAPQIALSLLEVTLTGDDNHVGVARRMAMEKAAASGATVILTSDADARPAPDWVLANLIALRKGADIVAGRLVGDQEEEEKLGPGFVRRARLVARYQELLDRLAALIDPLPHDPWPRHSDHTGASLALRTELYRALGGLPPLPRREDLALVSRARAQGARLRHAPEVEVIVSARLEGRAKGGMADCIAAWVEEEEAQQPLLVEAPERAEARFRLRRRLRDLAAADGTWRNALTERTLSTLPVSAPEPPLALIERLAGDEPDAPRTMPVEDALSYLEERLNHAAKSFAA; encoded by the coding sequence TTGTCATCGTTCCACCCCGTTGTGGCGGTTCCCGCCCGCGATGAAGAAGAGCGTCTGCCACAACTGATCGCGGCTCTCGCCCGACAGACATGGCTTGCCGGAGGACACCGGCTGCCTGTCGTCATCGTCTGCAACAATTGCAAAGATGCCTCGGCCGCTGTCGCGCAGGCGGCCGCGGCCAGGGCCCCGCAAATCGCGCTCAGCCTGCTTGAGGTGACCCTGACGGGCGACGACAACCATGTCGGCGTCGCCCGACGTATGGCCATGGAAAAGGCCGCAGCCAGCGGCGCCACCGTCATCCTGACGAGCGACGCCGACGCAAGACCGGCGCCGGATTGGGTGCTCGCCAATCTGATCGCCCTGCGCAAGGGTGCGGATATCGTCGCCGGTCGCCTCGTCGGCGACCAGGAGGAAGAAGAAAAGCTCGGCCCCGGCTTCGTTCGCCGCGCCCGGCTCGTCGCCCGTTACCAGGAGCTGCTCGACCGCCTCGCCGCGCTGATCGATCCTCTCCCCCACGATCCCTGGCCACGCCACTCAGACCATACGGGCGCCAGCCTCGCTCTGCGAACGGAGCTCTATCGCGCCCTTGGCGGTCTGCCGCCTTTGCCCCGCCGCGAGGATCTTGCTCTCGTCAGCCGCGCCAGAGCGCAGGGAGCCCGACTCAGGCATGCGCCTGAGGTGGAAGTTATTGTCTCAGCGCGCCTTGAAGGACGCGCGAAGGGCGGCATGGCCGATTGCATTGCCGCCTGGGTCGAGGAGGAAGAAGCGCAGCAGCCTCTGTTGGTCGAGGCGCCGGAACGTGCCGAGGCGCGCTTCCGGCTTCGCCGCCGCCTGCGTGATCTCGCCGCCGCCGACGGCACCTGGCGGAACGCTTTGACGGAGCGCACGCTTTCCACTCTGCCTGTTTCGGCGCCCGAACCGCCGCTTGCGTTGATCGAAAGACTGGCCGGCGACGAGCCGGACGCGCCCCGCACCATGCCGGTCGAGGACGCGCTGTCATATCTGGAGGAGCGACTGAACCATGCCGCTAAGAGCTTCGCTGCCTGA
- a CDS encoding acyl-CoA dehydrogenase family protein: MPLRASLPDSAPHPSIPVDLAALAMRIGAEAARHDAARSFPAEGFAALAEAGLLSGPLLSAERMEDLLYLLAVVGRGDLNVGRIFEGHVNALQLISLFGSKAQENHYQSEARRGRILGVWNTDAPGHPLKLEDGALAGAKNFASGVDGLSHAIVTVEEPGGRQMLIMPVADRPVDRSWWRPLGMKASGSHVVDFSGVEVAPEWFLGRPGDYVRQPWFSAGAIRFAAVQLGGAHAVLDAAREHLTRTGRADNPYQAHRLGDMALAVEGGYGWFARAAAAWRRGCLGEASEAEQGQAVATANAMRIAIEKLAMDVLTTAERAVGAAGLVQPHPLERLDRDLRTYLRQPNPDGALAAVGEALADGRFVIGRPPRDIRSD, translated from the coding sequence ATGCCGCTAAGAGCTTCGCTGCCTGACAGCGCCCCCCATCCGTCCATCCCGGTCGATCTTGCTGCCCTCGCAATGCGTATCGGGGCCGAAGCAGCCCGCCATGACGCGGCAAGATCATTCCCAGCTGAGGGCTTCGCCGCTCTTGCGGAGGCGGGGCTCCTATCCGGCCCGCTTCTGTCGGCGGAGCGGATGGAGGATCTCCTCTACCTACTTGCCGTCGTCGGGCGCGGCGACCTCAATGTCGGGCGCATTTTCGAAGGCCATGTGAACGCCTTGCAACTCATCTCGCTCTTTGGCTCCAAGGCGCAAGAGAACCATTACCAGAGCGAGGCCAGGCGCGGTCGCATCCTCGGCGTGTGGAATACGGACGCCCCTGGTCACCCGCTCAAGCTTGAAGACGGCGCTCTTGCCGGCGCCAAGAATTTCGCTTCCGGCGTCGATGGCCTTTCGCACGCCATCGTCACCGTGGAAGAGCCGGGAGGACGACAAATGCTGATTATGCCGGTCGCCGACAGGCCGGTCGATCGCAGCTGGTGGCGACCTCTCGGCATGAAGGCCTCCGGCAGTCACGTCGTCGATTTCTCAGGCGTTGAGGTCGCGCCGGAATGGTTTCTCGGCCGGCCGGGCGATTATGTGCGTCAGCCCTGGTTTTCGGCGGGCGCGATCCGTTTCGCCGCCGTCCAGCTCGGCGGAGCGCATGCTGTTCTCGATGCCGCCCGCGAGCACCTGACGCGGACGGGGCGCGCCGATAATCCCTATCAGGCGCACAGGCTCGGCGACATGGCGCTGGCCGTGGAGGGTGGCTACGGCTGGTTTGCCCGTGCCGCGGCGGCCTGGCGGCGAGGCTGTCTCGGAGAGGCCTCGGAAGCCGAACAGGGCCAGGCGGTCGCCACCGCCAATGCCATGCGCATCGCCATCGAAAAACTCGCCATGGACGTGCTCACAACAGCAGAACGGGCCGTCGGTGCCGCGGGCCTCGTGCAGCCGCATCCGTTGGAGCGGCTCGACCGCGACCTCAGAACCTATCTTCGCCAGCCCAATCCCGACGGGGCGCTTGCCGCCGTGGGCGAGGCGCTCGCCGACGGACGTTTCGTCATCGGGCGACCGCCGCGCGACATCCGCTCAGATTGA